One segment of Diaphorobacter sp. HDW4B DNA contains the following:
- a CDS encoding DUF1302 domain-containing protein, with the protein MATIHSLRRVGSTYKLATTAVLALLSSGGASAFEFDTGNPDLRVRWDNTLKYSNAFRLKDRSPGLSTTRLGPTGVVGPNNMNQDDGDNNFGKGLVSNRVDVLSELDVTSRDWGGRISAAAWYDTVYNRSNDNAGISANHAPANEFTSDTRSLMGRKAELLDAFVFGKFDVLDKPATLRLGRHTLLWGESLFFGANGIAGGQAPLDLIKLLSVPNSQFKETVRPTGKLSGQVQLSSDVAVGAYWNYEWEKTRLVPVGAYLSGSDAMGPGAERINAGPTGAFIRQGDIHARDRGQGGLQLRWRVDSIDTDFGFYATRYHATTPSNIYNTLAGVPPALTARSYQWAYHEGVRAFGASFAKTLGEWGLAGEVSLRKNAPLASSGQSVIPAIGVGVQYDNRANPGYAVGETAHAQFSWLASLGPSFIARESSFIGEIAWNRTLKVTQNPQMLNPNTDRDATAVRMVFAPSYRQVLPGLDLTPSIGLGYGFGKSSAVGPGFAVDKGGDVNLGLSGVYLGKWTASLNYVHYLGKEGSTLDNVNNAQYRQALKDRNFLSLSLRTTF; encoded by the coding sequence ATGGCCACGATCCATTCACTTCGCCGCGTCGGCTCAACGTACAAACTGGCGACGACGGCGGTGCTAGCGCTGCTCTCCAGCGGCGGTGCCAGCGCCTTCGAGTTCGATACCGGCAATCCCGACCTGAGGGTTCGCTGGGACAACACGCTCAAATACAGCAATGCCTTCCGGCTCAAGGATCGATCGCCCGGGCTCTCGACGACCCGCCTCGGCCCCACAGGCGTGGTCGGTCCCAACAACATGAACCAGGACGACGGAGACAACAACTTCGGCAAGGGACTGGTCTCCAACCGCGTGGATGTATTGAGCGAGCTGGATGTGACCAGCCGCGATTGGGGGGGACGCATCAGCGCTGCCGCCTGGTACGACACGGTCTACAACCGCTCGAACGACAACGCCGGCATCAGCGCCAACCATGCCCCGGCCAACGAGTTCACGTCCGATACGCGTTCGCTGATGGGAAGAAAGGCCGAGCTGCTGGACGCTTTTGTGTTCGGCAAGTTCGACGTGCTCGACAAGCCCGCGACCTTGCGTTTGGGTCGTCACACGCTGCTGTGGGGCGAGAGTCTGTTTTTCGGAGCCAACGGCATTGCGGGCGGTCAGGCACCGCTGGACTTGATCAAGCTTCTGTCGGTACCGAACTCGCAGTTCAAGGAAACAGTGCGCCCCACGGGAAAACTGTCCGGTCAGGTGCAACTGTCCAGCGATGTGGCGGTCGGTGCTTATTGGAACTACGAATGGGAGAAGACGCGGCTGGTGCCCGTGGGCGCCTATCTGTCCGGCTCCGACGCGATGGGTCCCGGTGCGGAGCGCATCAACGCCGGGCCCACCGGAGCGTTCATCCGCCAAGGCGACATTCACGCCAGAGACCGTGGTCAAGGGGGCCTGCAATTGCGCTGGCGTGTCGACAGCATCGACACGGATTTCGGTTTCTATGCCACGCGTTATCACGCGACCACACCCAGCAACATCTACAACACGCTCGCCGGTGTGCCCCCCGCGCTGACCGCGAGAAGCTACCAGTGGGCCTATCACGAAGGCGTGCGCGCCTTCGGGGCGAGCTTCGCCAAGACGCTGGGTGAATGGGGGCTGGCGGGCGAGGTGTCGCTGCGCAAGAACGCGCCGCTTGCCAGCAGCGGGCAGTCCGTGATCCCGGCCATTGGGGTCGGCGTCCAATACGACAACCGGGCCAATCCCGGCTACGCGGTGGGCGAGACCGCCCATGCGCAGTTCTCCTGGCTGGCCAGCCTGGGGCCTAGCTTCATTGCGCGTGAGTCCAGTTTCATCGGGGAGATCGCCTGGAACCGCACGCTCAAGGTGACGCAGAACCCGCAGATGCTGAACCCCAACACGGACCGCGACGCGACTGCTGTCCGGATGGTCTTCGCTCCCTCGTACCGGCAGGTTCTGCCCGGACTGGATCTCACGCCCAGCATCGGCTTGGGCTACGGCTTCGGGAAGTCGTCTGCAGTCGGTCCCGGCTTTGCGGTGGACAAGGGCGGTGACGTCAATCTGGGCCTGTCGGGCGTGTACCTGGGCAAGTGGACGGCGTCACTGAACTACGTGCATTACCTGGGCAAGGAAGGCTCGACGCTGGACAACGTCAACAACGCCCAGTACCGCCAGGCGCTCAAGGACCGCAATTTTCTGAGCCTCTCGCTGCGCACCACTTTCTAA
- a CDS encoding LysR family transcriptional regulator, with product MRFNKLDLNLLVALDALLFEASISRAAERTHISQSAMSNALGRLRDYFDDELLVQVGRRMELTPRAEMLRDAVRDVLVRIDSSVTARPEFIPAQSDREFRIFVSDFTLATLIPHLLARAHAQGPNIRFAMLAQVLEPTRSLERSEVDLLIMPSDYCTPGHPTETLFTETFQCVLWRDSRLAQAELTQDLYLAAGHVVMVPAAMNSSSLESWLFKQHGLKRRIEVTSFSFSAIPAMVVGTERIATVHSRLARQALQNLPLVARDVPVELSEMRQVMQWHRYRTRDPGIEWLRRVFHEAVRDMDAADSPLARK from the coding sequence ATGCGCTTCAATAAACTTGACCTGAATTTGCTAGTGGCGCTGGATGCGCTGTTGTTCGAAGCCAGCATCAGCCGGGCAGCCGAGCGCACGCACATCAGCCAGTCGGCCATGAGCAATGCGCTGGGAAGGCTGCGGGACTACTTTGACGACGAACTGCTGGTGCAGGTGGGTCGGCGCATGGAGCTGACACCGCGCGCGGAGATGCTCCGGGACGCGGTTCGCGATGTGCTGGTACGCATCGACAGCTCGGTGACGGCCCGGCCAGAATTCATCCCCGCCCAGTCCGATCGCGAGTTCCGCATCTTTGTCTCGGACTTCACGTTGGCCACATTGATCCCCCACCTGTTGGCACGTGCACATGCACAGGGACCGAATATCCGCTTCGCCATGCTGGCGCAGGTGCTGGAGCCCACGCGATCGCTCGAACGCTCGGAAGTCGATCTGCTCATCATGCCAAGCGATTACTGCACCCCCGGCCACCCCACGGAAACCCTGTTCACGGAAACTTTCCAATGCGTGCTGTGGCGCGACAGCCGACTCGCGCAAGCTGAGCTCACCCAGGACTTGTACCTGGCAGCAGGCCATGTCGTGATGGTTCCGGCAGCAATGAACTCATCGTCGCTGGAGAGTTGGCTGTTCAAGCAGCATGGCCTCAAACGCCGCATCGAGGTCACCTCATTCAGCTTCTCGGCCATTCCCGCCATGGTCGTCGGCACCGAGCGGATCGCTACCGTGCACAGTCGGCTCGCGCGCCAAGCATTGCAGAACCTGCCACTCGTGGCGCGCGACGTTCCGGTGGAACTGTCGGAGATGCGCCAAGTCATGCAGTGGCACCGCTATCGCACACGCGACCCGGGCATCGAATGGCTGCGCCGCGTTTTTCATGAAGCAGTGCGTGACATGGACGCCGCTGACTCGCCGCTTGCTCGCAAGTGA
- a CDS encoding MFS transporter gives MAGESALNRPSDPNTRRVMLAMGLLYVGFGVMAALLQGGLPPILRARGLSMDKIAWTFALYLPIGLSFLWAPLVDRWRLPFLSPRIGWIVLAQLIAVAGLVVVAFLDGASPGLLFAIGLVIAIAAATMDLALDALAVELTNEQRKPMAASLKLAALACGSMLGGGVFVAALHRLGWQMTFVLVAAFMLLSLVPVLGLSPQDRQQSGRRAAPEKRWFACLHQARMRKYLALLVVAAGVMFPLSALNRVMLVDIGVSLDRIAWLVGTLQPLGLLAVALLTTPLIRRLGHRGALTLMAVVGGLCVVLLMTGYHQRWQLVAIIGTVGMSTVVGGLMVIYSALILRWSEGPSAATNYAVLFCGTRLAGIVASVLAGKLVALISWQPFYALGLAALLASIAWLLLNLRNESVAS, from the coding sequence ATGGCTGGTGAAAGTGCACTGAATCGCCCGTCGGATCCCAACACGCGCAGGGTGATGCTTGCCATGGGGCTGCTCTACGTGGGCTTTGGCGTCATGGCCGCCTTGCTGCAAGGCGGCTTGCCGCCGATCTTGCGCGCACGCGGTCTTTCCATGGACAAGATCGCATGGACCTTTGCGCTCTATCTGCCCATCGGCTTGTCGTTCCTCTGGGCTCCATTGGTGGACCGCTGGCGACTGCCGTTCCTGTCGCCGCGCATTGGCTGGATTGTGCTGGCGCAGTTGATCGCCGTGGCTGGATTGGTGGTGGTGGCGTTTCTGGATGGCGCATCGCCAGGCCTGTTGTTCGCAATAGGGCTGGTCATCGCCATTGCCGCTGCAACCATGGATCTGGCGCTTGACGCTCTGGCGGTGGAACTGACCAACGAGCAGCGCAAACCCATGGCGGCGTCGCTCAAGCTCGCCGCGCTGGCTTGCGGCTCCATGCTCGGCGGTGGTGTTTTTGTGGCTGCACTCCATCGTCTCGGTTGGCAGATGACCTTTGTGCTGGTGGCTGCATTCATGCTGCTTTCACTGGTGCCCGTGCTGGGCCTGTCTCCGCAGGACCGGCAACAGTCAGGCCGCCGCGCTGCGCCGGAAAAGCGCTGGTTCGCCTGCTTGCATCAGGCGCGCATGCGCAAGTACCTTGCCTTGCTGGTCGTGGCTGCTGGCGTGATGTTCCCGCTCAGCGCGCTCAATCGCGTCATGCTGGTCGACATCGGCGTGTCGCTTGATCGCATCGCCTGGCTGGTGGGAACGCTCCAGCCATTGGGGCTGCTGGCGGTTGCCTTGCTCACCACGCCGCTGATTCGCCGCTTGGGGCATCGCGGCGCATTGACGCTGATGGCCGTGGTCGGCGGTCTCTGTGTTGTGCTGCTGATGACCGGGTACCACCAGCGCTGGCAGCTTGTGGCAATCATTGGCACTGTCGGCATGTCCACCGTGGTGGGCGGACTGATGGTCATCTACTCCGCGCTCATCCTGCGCTGGTCTGAAGGGCCGAGCGCCGCCACCAACTATGCCGTGCTGTTTTGCGGCACGCGGCTTGCCGGAATTGTGGCCTCGGTGCTCGCAGGCAAGCTCGTGGCACTCATTTCCTGGCAGCCTTTCTATGCCTTGGGACTCGCCGCTTTGCTGGCATCCATCGCGTGGTTGTTGCTCAACCTTCGCAATGAATCCGTTGCCTCGTGA
- a CDS encoding DUF1329 domain-containing protein, whose product MTIPLTPLAVVVAAMLGTMAAHAAVTADEAAKLKTELTPFGAERAGNKDGSIPAWSGGYTTPMPGFKNGGRRGDPFAADKPQYSINAANMAQYADKLTDGTQALLKKYPSFRVDVYKTLRTAAAPQWVYDNTLKNATSANMDGEILRNAFGGIPFPIPKTAKEVIANHEMHWRGEAWQTDFRGYLGTANGQSVLSVEAIGDFQMPYYAQGQEAKYNGEYWMIRMLNSGPPVRAGEALVGRQNVDQDKTATWVYLTGQRRVRKLPNSCCDTPTPASGGVASFDEVDVLTGRTDRHDWKIVGKREMLIPYNSNRMHTPEKDSDLLMANHLNPDHVRWELHRVWVLEANLKPGQRHQAARSRYYFDEDTWVAVLADRWDANGQLWKTVWSHPVVMPDLPATTPQQQWGFNDLISGAWYASGVVNERKQHYRIVPRRADSHFTAEAMAGEGVR is encoded by the coding sequence ATGACGATTCCCTTGACACCTCTTGCTGTGGTGGTTGCTGCGATGCTCGGCACCATGGCTGCGCATGCCGCTGTGACAGCCGATGAAGCCGCGAAGCTGAAGACCGAACTCACGCCATTCGGGGCGGAGCGCGCGGGCAACAAGGACGGAAGCATTCCGGCCTGGTCGGGCGGCTACACCACGCCGATGCCCGGCTTCAAGAATGGCGGCCGCCGGGGTGATCCGTTTGCTGCCGACAAGCCGCAATATTCCATCAATGCGGCCAACATGGCCCAGTACGCCGACAAACTGACCGATGGCACGCAGGCGCTGCTCAAGAAGTACCCCAGCTTCCGTGTCGATGTCTACAAGACGCTGCGCACGGCTGCCGCGCCTCAATGGGTCTACGACAACACGCTCAAGAACGCGACATCGGCCAACATGGACGGCGAGATCCTTCGAAATGCCTTCGGAGGCATCCCGTTTCCCATTCCCAAGACTGCCAAGGAGGTCATCGCCAATCATGAAATGCATTGGCGTGGCGAAGCCTGGCAGACCGATTTCCGTGGCTATCTCGGTACGGCCAATGGCCAGAGCGTGCTGTCGGTCGAAGCCATTGGCGACTTCCAGATGCCCTACTACGCCCAAGGCCAGGAGGCGAAGTACAACGGCGAGTACTGGATGATCCGCATGCTCAACTCCGGCCCTCCAGTGCGCGCGGGAGAGGCTCTGGTGGGGCGTCAGAACGTGGACCAGGACAAGACGGCGACGTGGGTCTACCTCACCGGCCAGCGCCGCGTGCGCAAGCTGCCCAATTCATGCTGTGACACGCCCACACCCGCCTCCGGCGGTGTGGCGAGTTTCGACGAAGTGGATGTGCTGACCGGCCGCACCGACCGGCACGACTGGAAGATCGTGGGCAAGCGCGAGATGCTGATTCCATACAACAGCAACCGCATGCACACGCCAGAAAAAGACAGCGACCTGCTGATGGCCAACCACCTGAATCCTGACCACGTGCGCTGGGAGCTGCACCGCGTCTGGGTGCTGGAGGCGAATCTCAAGCCGGGGCAGCGCCATCAGGCAGCCCGCTCGCGCTACTACTTCGATGAAGACACCTGGGTTGCTGTGCTGGCTGACCGTTGGGATGCGAATGGCCAATTGTGGAAAACCGTCTGGTCGCACCCCGTGGTGATGCCGGATCTGCCCGCGACGACGCCGCAGCAGCAGTGGGGTTTCAATGACCTGATCAGTGGTGCCTGGTATGCCAGTGGCGTAGTCAATGAGCGCAAGCAGCATTACCGAATCGTGCCGCGCCGAGCGGACTCGCACTTCACGGCCGAAGCCATGGCCGGGGAAGGCGTGCGCTGA